A stretch of the Mycobacterium sp. ITM-2016-00317 genome encodes the following:
- a CDS encoding cytochrome P450, translating into MEAPPQDLAMDEPIDLRDPYPMFARRRAECGVFRGSVMDWSKTPDSLRPENLYAAVSFDAVNRVFRDGKVFNSKIYDSTIGLFIGPTILAMEGRTHWAHRNLVSAAFKTRSLARWEPEIVRPVVDGLIDEMVDHGSADLIRDFALEFPTRVISRLLGLPEEDLPWFRKRAVELISYTIKHKRAFEASAALKDYFLDQIDRRRSAPTEDIIGDLVSAEIDGERLTDEAIYSFLRLLLPAGLETTFRSSGNLLYLLLTHRDQFDAVNADPALIGPAIEEALRYETPLTTVQRFATEDAEIDGVQIPAGAVIDVCIGSANRDETRWERPEDFDIFRKRVPHLSFAAGEHTCMGLHLARMETRVAVERLLGRLSDIRLRTDDDPHIFGQPFRSPTALPVTFTPTPTE; encoded by the coding sequence ATGGAGGCACCCCCGCAGGACCTCGCGATGGACGAGCCCATCGATCTCCGCGATCCGTATCCGATGTTCGCGCGCCGCCGCGCCGAGTGCGGGGTGTTCCGCGGATCTGTGATGGACTGGTCCAAGACCCCGGACTCGCTACGCCCCGAAAACCTCTACGCCGCGGTGTCGTTCGATGCGGTCAACCGGGTGTTCCGCGACGGCAAGGTGTTCAACTCCAAGATCTACGACTCCACGATCGGATTGTTCATCGGCCCGACCATCCTCGCGATGGAGGGCAGGACGCACTGGGCGCACCGCAACCTCGTCTCCGCGGCGTTCAAGACCAGATCGCTGGCACGGTGGGAGCCCGAGATCGTGCGCCCCGTCGTCGACGGCCTGATCGACGAGATGGTCGACCACGGCAGCGCAGACCTGATCCGCGACTTCGCCCTGGAGTTCCCCACCCGGGTGATCTCCCGGTTGCTCGGCCTGCCCGAGGAGGACCTGCCGTGGTTCCGCAAGCGCGCGGTCGAGCTGATCAGCTACACCATCAAGCACAAGAGGGCGTTCGAGGCGTCGGCTGCTCTGAAGGACTATTTTCTCGATCAGATCGACCGGCGCCGGTCAGCGCCCACCGAGGACATCATCGGCGACCTGGTGTCGGCCGAGATCGACGGTGAACGCCTCACCGACGAGGCCATCTACTCGTTTCTGCGCCTGCTGCTGCCCGCCGGCCTGGAGACCACGTTCCGGTCCTCGGGCAATCTGCTCTACCTGCTGCTCACCCACCGCGACCAGTTCGACGCCGTCAACGCCGACCCCGCGTTGATCGGTCCGGCCATCGAGGAGGCGCTGCGCTACGAGACACCGCTGACCACGGTGCAGCGCTTCGCCACCGAGGACGCCGAGATCGACGGGGTGCAGATCCCAGCCGGTGCGGTGATCGACGTGTGCATCGGGTCGGCCAACCGTGACGAGACGCGCTGGGAGCGGCCCGAGGACTTCGACATCTTCCGGAAGAGGGTGCCGCACCTGTCTTTTGCCGCCGGCGAGCACACCTGCATGGGTCTGCACCTTGCCCGGATGGAGACCCGGGTGGCCGTGGAGAGGCTGCTGGGCAGGCTGTCGGACATCCGGTTGCGCACCGACGACGACCCGCACATCTTCGGTCAGCCGTTCCGCTCCCCGACCGCGCTGCCGGTCACCTTCACCCCCACCCCCACGGAATAG
- a CDS encoding NYN domain-containing protein — protein MRWIVDGMNVIGCRPDGWWRDRHRAMVTLVQNLERWAAADDADVTVVFERPPSPPIESSVVTVANAPAAAPNSADDEIVRMIGADAHPEQIRVATSDRALAEQVGALGATVVPAERLRDLIEPR, from the coding sequence ATGCGCTGGATCGTCGACGGGATGAACGTGATCGGCTGCCGCCCCGACGGGTGGTGGCGCGACCGGCACCGGGCGATGGTGACGCTGGTGCAGAACCTTGAGCGGTGGGCGGCCGCCGATGACGCCGACGTGACGGTGGTCTTCGAGCGCCCGCCGTCGCCGCCGATCGAATCCTCGGTGGTGACGGTGGCGAACGCACCTGCTGCGGCGCCGAATTCCGCGGACGACGAGATCGTCCGGATGATCGGGGCCGACGCGCACCCGGAACAGATCCGGGTCGCGACATCCGACCGGGCGCTGGCCGAGCAGGTCGGCGCGCTCGGCGCGACGGTCGTTCCGGCCGAGCGGCTGCGCGACCTGATCGAGCCGCGCTGA
- a CDS encoding thiolase family protein, with the protein MYDVAIIGVGLHPFGRFEGKTAMQMGVDAITAAVSDAGLSWNDIQFGVGGSWTVANPDAIVGMVGLSGIPFTNVFNACATAASATKACADGIRLGDYDIGIAVGLDKHPRGAFTEDPGLVGMPSWYAENGQYLTTQFFGMKANRYLHQYGISHRTLAKVVNKNLRNGALNPNAFRRKPMDEDAILNSPMLNYPLTQYMFCSPDEGAAAVVMCRADLAHRYTDKPVFVRAVEVRTRKYGAYEVNTTFAPVDEDVAPTVYASRAAFEKAGIAPSDVDVIQLQDTDAGAEIIHMAEAGFCADGEQEKLIADGATEIGGSMPVNTDGGLLANGEPIGASGLRQVHEIVRQLRGQAGDRQIPGEPKVGFAQLYGAPGTAGATILTT; encoded by the coding sequence ATGTACGACGTCGCGATCATCGGGGTCGGACTGCACCCGTTCGGCAGGTTCGAGGGCAAGACCGCGATGCAGATGGGTGTGGACGCGATCACCGCCGCGGTCAGCGATGCGGGCCTGTCCTGGAACGACATCCAGTTCGGCGTCGGCGGCAGCTGGACCGTGGCCAACCCCGACGCGATCGTCGGCATGGTGGGGCTCTCCGGCATCCCGTTCACCAACGTGTTCAACGCCTGCGCCACCGCGGCCAGCGCGACCAAGGCGTGCGCCGACGGAATCCGGTTGGGCGACTATGACATCGGCATCGCCGTCGGCCTGGACAAGCACCCGCGCGGCGCGTTCACCGAGGATCCCGGTCTGGTCGGCATGCCCAGCTGGTATGCGGAGAACGGCCAGTACCTGACCACCCAGTTCTTCGGCATGAAGGCCAACCGCTATCTGCACCAATACGGCATCAGCCACCGCACCCTGGCCAAGGTCGTCAACAAGAACCTGCGCAACGGGGCGCTGAACCCGAACGCGTTCCGCCGCAAGCCGATGGACGAGGACGCGATCCTGAACTCACCGATGCTGAATTACCCGCTGACCCAGTACATGTTCTGCTCGCCCGACGAGGGCGCCGCCGCGGTCGTGATGTGCCGGGCCGACCTCGCGCACCGCTACACCGACAAGCCGGTCTTCGTCCGCGCGGTGGAGGTGCGTACCCGCAAGTACGGCGCCTACGAGGTCAACACCACCTTCGCGCCGGTCGACGAGGACGTGGCGCCCACCGTGTACGCGTCGCGTGCCGCGTTCGAGAAAGCCGGCATCGCACCGTCCGACGTCGACGTGATCCAGTTGCAGGACACCGACGCCGGCGCCGAGATCATCCACATGGCCGAAGCCGGCTTCTGCGCCGACGGCGAGCAGGAGAAGCTGATCGCCGACGGCGCCACCGAGATCGGCGGATCGATGCCGGTCAACACCGACGGCGGCCTGCTGGCCAACGGGGAACCCATCGGCGCGTCCGGTCTGCGGCAGGTCCACGAGATCGTCCGCCAGCTGCGCGGGCAGGCCGGCGACCGGCAGATCCCCGGCGAGCCGAAGGTCGGTTTCGCCCAGCTCTACGGCGCCCCCGGCACCGCGGGCGCGACCATCCTCACCACCTAG
- a CDS encoding thioesterase family protein, which translates to MTDAYYDLVDADDVRGEKFTASDHVVSTWGSDMQNAAPVSALLVRAAERCAPRDDTRLSRVVVDLLGPVPVAGDLWVHATVRRPGRRIELIEAEMLAAGPDGTARPVAIASAWRFQRSETAPLPHSPAEPMRPVGEGRRRLPDDGTDRTYIQSLDWRWLNDILHSELAECWVTPLVNLVAGEEMTPAQRLFTVADIANGMGSRLDTTEFTFLNTDLAVHINRLPVGPWIGVRAENHYGADGVGVSRGMLFDESGPVAAIQQAQLVRPRR; encoded by the coding sequence GTGACCGACGCCTACTACGACCTCGTCGACGCCGACGACGTCCGCGGCGAGAAGTTCACCGCCTCCGACCACGTGGTGAGCACATGGGGCAGCGACATGCAGAACGCCGCCCCGGTGTCGGCGCTGCTGGTCCGAGCCGCCGAACGCTGCGCGCCCCGCGACGACACCCGGCTGAGCCGCGTCGTCGTCGACCTACTGGGCCCGGTGCCGGTGGCCGGGGACCTGTGGGTGCACGCCACCGTTCGGCGCCCCGGCCGCCGGATCGAGTTGATCGAGGCCGAGATGCTCGCCGCGGGACCGGACGGGACGGCCAGGCCGGTCGCGATCGCGTCGGCGTGGCGGTTCCAGCGGTCCGAGACGGCACCGCTGCCGCACTCCCCCGCCGAGCCCATGCGGCCGGTCGGCGAGGGCCGGCGCAGACTGCCCGACGACGGCACCGATCGCACCTACATCCAGAGTCTGGACTGGCGCTGGCTCAACGACATCCTGCACAGCGAGCTGGCCGAATGCTGGGTCACGCCGCTGGTCAACCTCGTCGCCGGCGAGGAGATGACGCCCGCGCAGCGCCTGTTCACCGTCGCCGACATCGCCAACGGCATGGGCAGCCGGCTCGACACCACCGAGTTCACGTTCCTCAACACCGACCTCGCCGTGCACATCAATCGGCTGCCGGTGGGCCCGTGGATCGGTGTCCGGGCCGAAAACCACTACGGCGCCGACGGAGTCGGTGTGTCGCGCGGAATGTTGTTCGACGAGAGCGGGCCGGTGGCCGCTATCCAACAGGCCCAGCTGGTGCGGCCACGCCGTTAA
- a CDS encoding cytochrome P450: MVAVVFDPFSAEFYRDPHAAYPQLRAEAPVYYNPTHEFYALSRHADVAAGLKDFATYSSAYGVDLGMVRRGEKVPAKMLISIDPPEHRAMRSLVNKVFTPRAMEALRAMVTQTVERFLAEVQGGEFDVVQDFSVYFPVDVITQMLGVPEKYRQQVRLWIDESLHREPGQIDMSESGTQAMAETWLMYYELIKQRRADPCDDMISALIAAEVTREDGTVDRLKNSEIAGFATLLGGAGAETVTKLVGSAAVAFAQHPGQWRRLGEDRGKIGVAIEELLRYDSPVQYNVRRSTRDVTLHGVTIPAGAPVFLLGASANRDPDAWTAPDVFDIDRDRTEAQNLGFGYGIHSCLGAALARLETSIALDKLLDFMPRYEVDWGGCRRVSMQNVSGWSHVPVRVLR; encoded by the coding sequence ATGGTGGCCGTGGTCTTCGACCCCTTCAGTGCGGAGTTCTACCGAGACCCGCACGCCGCCTATCCGCAACTGCGCGCCGAGGCGCCCGTGTACTACAACCCCACCCACGAGTTCTACGCGCTGAGCCGACATGCCGACGTCGCTGCCGGGCTGAAGGACTTCGCGACGTATTCGTCGGCGTACGGGGTGGACCTCGGTATGGTCCGGCGCGGGGAGAAGGTGCCGGCCAAGATGCTGATCTCCATCGACCCGCCCGAGCACCGCGCGATGCGCAGCCTGGTCAACAAGGTCTTCACCCCGCGGGCGATGGAGGCGCTGCGCGCGATGGTGACGCAGACCGTCGAACGGTTCCTCGCCGAGGTGCAGGGCGGTGAGTTCGACGTGGTGCAGGACTTCTCCGTCTACTTCCCGGTGGACGTGATCACCCAGATGCTGGGCGTGCCGGAGAAGTACCGCCAGCAGGTCCGGTTGTGGATCGACGAGTCACTGCACCGCGAGCCGGGGCAGATCGACATGTCGGAGTCCGGCACGCAGGCGATGGCCGAAACCTGGCTGATGTACTACGAATTGATCAAGCAGCGGCGCGCGGATCCGTGCGACGACATGATCAGCGCACTGATCGCCGCCGAGGTGACCCGCGAGGACGGAACCGTCGACCGGCTCAAGAACTCCGAGATCGCCGGCTTCGCGACGCTGCTCGGCGGCGCCGGCGCCGAGACGGTGACGAAGCTGGTCGGCAGCGCCGCGGTGGCGTTCGCGCAGCATCCCGGGCAGTGGCGCCGGCTGGGTGAGGACCGCGGCAAGATCGGCGTGGCGATCGAGGAGCTGCTGCGCTACGACTCACCGGTGCAGTACAACGTGCGCCGGTCCACCCGTGATGTCACGCTGCACGGGGTCACGATCCCGGCCGGGGCGCCGGTCTTCCTGCTGGGTGCGTCGGCCAACCGCGACCCGGACGCCTGGACCGCCCCGGACGTGTTCGACATCGACCGCGACCGGACCGAGGCCCAGAACCTGGGCTTCGGCTACGGCATCCACAGCTGCCTGGGCGCGGCGCTGGCCCGGCTGGAGACCTCGATCGCGCTGGACAAGCTGCTGGACTTCATGCCGCGCTACGAAGTGGACTGGGGCGGGTGCCGGCGGGTGAGCATGCAGAACGTGTCCGGGTGGTCACACGTGCCGGTGCGGGTGCTGCGGTAG
- a CDS encoding aldehyde dehydrogenase family protein, translated as MLIAGDLVEAAAGARFDNLSPATGAVLGSVAAADTRDMLAAVTAARTAFDATDWSTNRELRRRCLDQLQAAIESEKSDLRTELVAEVGCPVMTTETAQLDWPLAEALRYPAQLIDTFEWERVLEGGGLFGERNIRTVVKEAVGVVAAVTPSNFPIEVILNKLGPALAAGNTVVLKPDPHTPWNATRLGRLVAEKTDIPPGVVNVVTTPANEVAGLLGTDPRVDLVSFTGSTAVGKLLMRQGADTMKRMFLELGGKSAAIVLDDANPAVIVPTAMGVSVHAGQACAATTRMLIHRSLYEQAVIDITAAYQLLPVGDPADPGTLVGPVISAAQKDRVLAAIEGARSAGAEITVGGGPVEELPEYLRGGHFVAPTVVTGVDNSAAIAQQEVFGPVLVLLPFDDDDDAVRIANDSMFGLAGAVMSRSAERGMSIARRVRTGAFGVNGGMFYGADAPFGGYKSSGVGRQCGIEGFQQYLETKTIARRERRQS; from the coding sequence ATGCTGATCGCGGGCGACCTCGTCGAGGCGGCCGCCGGGGCGCGGTTCGACAATCTCAGCCCCGCCACCGGCGCTGTGCTGGGCAGCGTCGCGGCAGCGGACACACGGGACATGCTGGCGGCCGTCACCGCGGCACGTACCGCGTTCGACGCGACCGACTGGTCGACCAACCGGGAACTGCGCAGACGGTGCCTGGACCAGTTGCAGGCCGCGATCGAATCCGAAAAGAGCGACCTGCGAACCGAACTCGTCGCCGAGGTGGGTTGTCCGGTGATGACGACCGAGACCGCGCAGCTGGACTGGCCGCTGGCCGAAGCGCTGCGCTACCCTGCCCAACTGATCGACACCTTCGAGTGGGAGCGGGTGCTCGAGGGCGGCGGCCTGTTCGGCGAGCGCAACATCCGTACCGTCGTCAAGGAAGCCGTCGGCGTGGTCGCCGCGGTGACCCCGTCGAACTTCCCGATCGAGGTCATCCTCAACAAGCTCGGACCGGCGCTGGCCGCAGGCAACACGGTCGTCCTCAAACCGGATCCGCACACCCCGTGGAACGCCACCCGACTGGGCAGGCTCGTCGCCGAGAAGACCGACATCCCGCCCGGCGTGGTCAACGTGGTGACGACCCCGGCCAACGAGGTCGCCGGCCTGCTCGGCACCGACCCGCGGGTGGACCTGGTGTCGTTCACCGGTTCGACCGCGGTCGGCAAGCTGCTGATGCGCCAAGGCGCGGACACGATGAAACGCATGTTCCTCGAGCTCGGCGGCAAGTCCGCGGCCATCGTGCTCGACGACGCGAACCCCGCGGTCATCGTCCCGACGGCCATGGGCGTCTCCGTGCACGCCGGGCAGGCCTGCGCGGCGACCACCCGGATGCTGATCCACCGGTCGCTCTACGAGCAGGCCGTCATCGACATCACCGCCGCGTATCAGCTGCTGCCCGTCGGGGATCCGGCCGATCCCGGCACCCTCGTCGGGCCGGTGATCAGCGCCGCCCAGAAGGACCGGGTGCTCGCCGCGATCGAGGGTGCCCGGAGCGCGGGGGCGGAGATCACCGTCGGCGGCGGGCCCGTCGAGGAGCTGCCGGAGTATCTGCGCGGCGGCCATTTCGTCGCACCGACCGTGGTGACCGGGGTCGACAACAGCGCCGCGATCGCGCAGCAGGAGGTGTTCGGGCCCGTTCTGGTGCTACTGCCGTTCGACGATGACGACGACGCGGTGCGCATCGCCAACGACAGCATGTTCGGGCTGGCCGGTGCGGTGATGTCGCGCTCGGCCGAGCGGGGGATGAGCATCGCCCGGCGCGTGCGTACCGGCGCCTTCGGGGTCAACGGCGGCATGTTCTACGGCGCCGACGCCCCGTTCGGCGGGTACAAGAGCAGCGGCGTCGGAAGGCAATGCGGCATCGAGGGTTTCCAGCAGTACCTGGAAACCAAGACCATCGCCCGCCGCGAGCGACGGCAGAGCTGA
- a CDS encoding acyl-CoA dehydrogenase family protein, whose amino-acid sequence MDRYELRRLDYSLSEDHQALQAAYKDFFGTRCTIETVRSAEESGFDKNLWERLCAMGATTMALPESVGGDGATLVDLTLVAEEIGRSLAPVPWIDHVCAARLLARLGGVDADIVGGRQIVALDPQQDNGSGVRLIPAGSIADHVVVRDGDDVVRLSFSTRPARVDNIGKLPMAWVDPAAADSRTVLGSGAGALAEYQRALDEWRLLTGAALVGLVEEAMTIAAEFSKTRYTLGVPISTLQAISHPLANIAITVQGGRNLARRAAWFLDNEPGERRELAPSVFVFMAEEAAKAATMAVHVQGGLGVSAEAAATAYLVRARGWAVAGGDPGATAKHIAAIVAEREGRS is encoded by the coding sequence GTGGACCGGTACGAACTGCGCAGGCTGGACTACAGCCTGTCCGAGGACCATCAGGCCCTGCAGGCCGCCTACAAGGATTTCTTCGGCACCCGCTGCACCATCGAGACGGTGCGGTCGGCCGAGGAGTCCGGGTTCGACAAGAACCTCTGGGAACGGTTGTGCGCGATGGGTGCGACGACGATGGCGCTGCCCGAATCCGTCGGTGGGGACGGCGCCACGCTCGTGGATCTCACGCTGGTCGCCGAGGAGATCGGCCGTTCCCTGGCGCCCGTGCCGTGGATCGACCACGTCTGCGCGGCCCGGTTGCTGGCGCGTCTGGGCGGGGTGGACGCCGACATCGTCGGCGGCAGGCAGATCGTTGCGCTGGATCCTCAGCAGGACAACGGGTCCGGCGTCAGGCTGATCCCGGCGGGGTCCATCGCCGACCATGTCGTGGTCCGCGACGGTGACGACGTGGTGCGCCTGAGCTTCTCGACGCGGCCCGCGCGGGTCGACAACATCGGGAAGCTGCCGATGGCATGGGTGGATCCCGCGGCTGCGGACAGTCGCACCGTGCTGGGCAGTGGGGCCGGGGCATTGGCCGAATACCAACGCGCGCTCGACGAATGGCGCCTGCTGACCGGCGCCGCCCTGGTCGGGCTGGTCGAGGAGGCCATGACGATCGCCGCCGAGTTCTCCAAGACCCGCTACACGCTCGGCGTGCCGATCTCGACACTGCAGGCCATCTCGCACCCGCTGGCCAACATCGCTATCACGGTGCAAGGCGGCCGCAACCTCGCGCGGCGGGCCGCCTGGTTCCTCGACAACGAACCCGGGGAGCGCAGGGAACTGGCGCCGTCGGTGTTCGTGTTCATGGCCGAGGAGGCCGCCAAGGCCGCCACCATGGCCGTGCACGTGCAGGGCGGGCTCGGCGTGTCCGCGGAGGCCGCCGCCACGGCGTACCTGGTGCGGGCCCGGGGCTGGGCGGTCGCAGGCGGCGATCCCGGCGCCACCGCGAAGCACATCGCCGCGATCGTGGCCGAGCGTGAAGGACGGAGCTGA
- a CDS encoding acyl-CoA dehydrogenase family protein — protein MDFSRVVLSDEDRQFQDELRSFLREIVTDEVIRRDRETGDNFDEGVHLALGAAGYLERDWNPDSAQAFTRVQRRIWELEKRRAHVPWVTSGTTAMITKSVAKFGSAELKDEVIPRVYSGHVRLCLGYTEPEGGSDVATCKTRAVRDGDQWVINGSKMFTTGAHNCQYVFLITNTDPSAPKHKSLTMFLVPLDSPGVEIQGIRTVDGDRTNIVYYSDVRVDDRYRLGEVNGGWTVVREPLNAEHGDVEAADDGLADVSIMMHQAMFMAAAADKAAQRSTVADPNGRRLIDDGAVAYRLGRSVARLEASLSAPSIFGRVALAQTMRDISPDLMDILGAASALPVGTDGAADDGAAEYVYRFAPLVGIYGGTLEVFRNMIAQYVLGLGKPNYSSPARKAS, from the coding sequence ATGGATTTCTCCCGCGTGGTACTGAGTGACGAGGACCGGCAGTTCCAGGACGAGCTCCGCTCCTTCCTGCGCGAGATCGTCACCGACGAGGTGATCCGGCGCGACCGCGAGACCGGTGACAACTTCGACGAGGGAGTGCATCTGGCGCTCGGGGCGGCCGGCTATCTGGAACGGGACTGGAACCCCGACTCCGCGCAGGCGTTCACCCGCGTGCAGCGGCGGATCTGGGAGTTGGAGAAGCGGCGGGCCCACGTGCCGTGGGTGACCTCGGGCACGACCGCGATGATCACCAAGTCGGTCGCGAAGTTCGGTTCCGCGGAACTCAAGGACGAGGTGATTCCCCGGGTGTACAGCGGACACGTCCGGCTGTGCCTGGGCTACACCGAACCGGAGGGCGGCTCCGACGTCGCGACGTGCAAGACGCGGGCGGTCCGCGACGGCGACCAGTGGGTGATAAACGGCTCCAAGATGTTCACCACCGGCGCCCACAACTGCCAGTACGTCTTCCTGATCACCAACACCGACCCGTCCGCACCGAAACACAAGAGCCTCACCATGTTCCTGGTGCCGCTCGACTCGCCGGGCGTGGAGATCCAGGGCATCCGGACCGTCGACGGCGACCGCACGAACATCGTCTACTACAGCGATGTCCGCGTCGACGACCGCTACCGCCTGGGCGAGGTCAACGGCGGCTGGACGGTGGTCCGCGAACCCCTCAACGCCGAGCACGGTGACGTCGAGGCCGCCGACGACGGACTGGCAGACGTGTCCATCATGATGCACCAGGCCATGTTCATGGCCGCGGCCGCCGACAAGGCCGCACAGCGGTCGACCGTCGCAGACCCCAATGGCCGCAGGCTGATCGACGACGGTGCCGTCGCCTACCGGCTGGGTCGCAGTGTGGCCCGGCTGGAGGCATCACTGTCGGCGCCGAGCATCTTCGGCCGGGTCGCGCTGGCGCAGACCATGCGTGACATCTCACCCGACCTGATGGACATCCTGGGCGCGGCGTCCGCGCTGCCGGTCGGCACCGACGGCGCCGCCGACGACGGGGCCGCCGAGTACGTGTACCGCTTCGCCCCACTCGTCGGCATCTACGGCGGCACGCTGGAGGTGTTCCGCAACATGATCGCCCAGTACGTGCTGGGCCTGGGCAAGCCGAACTACTCGTCGCCGGCCCGGAAAGCGTCCTGA
- a CDS encoding CoA transferase yields MEGVRVLEVAQFTFVPAAGAILADWGADVIKVEHPVRGDTQRGFINMGGFQLDPNRHPLIEHPNRGKRSVGIDVSTPEGQEVLYEIAKTADVFLTNYMPAQRQKNKFDIEHIRAVNPDIIYARGSAYGDKGPERDTGGFDGTAFWTRSGVGHALTPEEIGGALSQGIPAFGDSIGGMNIAGGISAALFHRERTGEAVELDVSLLSTAWWAAGASVTQGMETGQTMRSLMPDSASPSVNPFLGNYLTSDGGTINLCIVSPTGYIRDAFEHLGLPELADDPRFSEVMPLIENAPAAVQLIAESIRSKPFDYWREHLKTMKGQWAPFQSLVDLGSDEQALANDMVVEVEAGDGGEPFKVVRGPVQFNHEPLQTTRAPQASEHTEIVLMELGLDWDRIEALKDSGAIA; encoded by the coding sequence ATGGAGGGCGTTCGCGTCCTCGAGGTTGCGCAGTTCACGTTCGTACCCGCGGCAGGCGCGATCCTCGCCGACTGGGGCGCCGACGTCATCAAGGTCGAGCACCCGGTGCGCGGTGACACCCAACGCGGCTTCATCAACATGGGCGGGTTCCAGCTGGACCCCAACCGCCACCCGCTGATCGAGCATCCCAACCGTGGCAAGCGCAGCGTCGGCATCGACGTCTCCACCCCCGAAGGCCAGGAGGTGCTCTACGAGATCGCCAAGACCGCCGACGTGTTCCTGACCAACTACATGCCCGCCCAGCGGCAGAAGAACAAGTTCGACATCGAGCACATCCGCGCGGTGAATCCGGACATCATCTATGCCCGCGGCAGCGCCTACGGCGACAAGGGCCCCGAGCGCGACACCGGCGGCTTCGACGGCACCGCGTTCTGGACGCGCAGCGGCGTCGGGCACGCGCTGACGCCGGAGGAGATCGGCGGTGCGCTGTCGCAGGGCATTCCGGCGTTCGGCGACTCGATCGGCGGGATGAACATCGCCGGCGGGATCTCGGCGGCGCTGTTCCACCGTGAGCGCACCGGCGAGGCCGTCGAGCTGGACGTGTCGCTGCTCAGCACCGCCTGGTGGGCGGCCGGCGCGAGCGTGACCCAGGGCATGGAGACCGGCCAGACCATGCGCTCGCTGATGCCGGACTCGGCGAGCCCGTCGGTCAACCCGTTCCTGGGCAACTACCTCACCTCCGACGGCGGCACGATCAACCTGTGCATCGTCAGCCCGACCGGCTACATCCGCGACGCGTTCGAGCATCTCGGCCTGCCCGAGCTCGCCGACGACCCGCGTTTCAGCGAGGTCATGCCGCTGATCGAGAACGCCCCGGCCGCAGTGCAACTCATCGCCGAGTCGATCCGCAGCAAGCCGTTCGACTACTGGCGCGAACATCTGAAGACGATGAAGGGTCAGTGGGCGCCGTTCCAGAGCCTGGTCGATCTCGGCAGCGACGAGCAGGCGCTGGCCAACGACATGGTCGTCGAGGTGGAAGCCGGTGACGGCGGGGAACCGTTCAAGGTGGTGCGCGGGCCTGTGCAGTTCAACCACGAGCCGCTGCAGACCACCCGCGCGCCGCAGGCCTCCGAGCACACCGAGATCGTGCTGATGGAGCTCGGCCTGGACTGGGACCGCATCGAGGCGCTCAAGGACAGCGGCGCGATCGCCTGA